In one window of Hymenobacter nivis DNA:
- a CDS encoding YheT family hydrolase gives MPLVSHSAYQPPRYLFNGHVQTIVPSLWRSVPDVAYERERLELADGDFLDLDWSRLPAGGPANGLAVVSHGLEGSSDRAYVRGMVRALNRAGLDALAWNYRSCGGEMNRLLRSYHLGDTEDLDLVLRHALATGRYRHAYLTGFSAGGNVTLKYLGEAPGRVPAEVKRAAVFSVPTDLRASSLHIGRPQNTVYMRRFLKTLRQKIRDKAVLLPGEVDLTGLDELRDFPQFDERYTAPMHGFASADAYYAYASSGQYLADIQVPTLLVNAENDPFLPPSCFPRAVAEASAFVYLETPPEGGHVGFGEGNPDGAYYSERRAVEFLLGALPT, from the coding sequence ATGCCCCTTGTTTCGCATTCGGCCTACCAGCCGCCCCGCTACCTGTTCAACGGCCACGTGCAGACCATTGTGCCCAGCCTGTGGCGCTCGGTGCCCGACGTGGCCTACGAGCGCGAGCGGCTGGAATTGGCCGACGGCGACTTCCTCGACCTGGACTGGAGCCGGCTGCCAGCCGGGGGCCCCGCCAACGGCCTCGCGGTGGTCTCGCACGGCCTGGAGGGCAGCAGCGACCGGGCCTACGTGCGCGGTATGGTGCGGGCCCTCAACCGCGCTGGCCTCGACGCGCTGGCCTGGAACTACCGCAGCTGCGGCGGCGAGATGAACCGCCTGCTCCGCTCCTACCACCTCGGCGATACGGAGGATTTGGACCTAGTGCTCCGCCATGCCCTGGCCACCGGCCGCTACCGGCACGCGTACCTGACGGGCTTTTCGGCGGGCGGTAACGTGACGCTCAAGTACTTGGGCGAGGCCCCAGGCCGAGTACCAGCTGAAGTAAAACGCGCCGCCGTGTTTTCGGTGCCCACCGATTTGCGGGCCAGCTCCCTGCACATCGGCCGGCCCCAAAACACGGTGTACATGCGGCGCTTCCTTAAAACGCTGCGCCAGAAAATCCGCGATAAGGCGGTGCTGCTGCCCGGCGAGGTGGACCTGACCGGGCTCGACGAGCTGCGCGATTTTCCGCAGTTTGATGAGCGCTACACGGCCCCCATGCACGGCTTTGCCTCGGCCGACGCTTACTACGCCTACGCTAGCTCGGGGCAGTATTTAGCTGACATTCAAGTGCCCACGCTGCTGGTGAACGCGGAGAATGACCCGTTTCTGCCGCCCTCGTGCTTTCCACGCGCCGTGGCGGAGGCCTCCGCCTTCGTGTACCTCGAAACGCCGCCCGAGGGCGGGCACGTGGGCTTTGGCGAGGGGAACCCCGACGGCGCGTACTACTCGGAGCGGCGGGCGGTGGAGTTTTTGCTGGGGGCCCTGCCGACCTGA
- a CDS encoding LptF/LptG family permease, protein MKILDKYIIKKFLTAFVFTVLIIVSVICVIDFTEKNDDFIQHKLTMKQIVFEYYVFLFPYFSNLLAPITIFIAVVFVTAQLASRTEIVAIMASGVSFKRLLTPYLAAAALVGLFIFALTGWVLPLANKQRVRFERAYVKLPYTFKGHDVHIRIGPRSYVYMQSYDSQRNVGYRFALETIDSTILHRRMTSDAISWDSTKQVWHMSPQLIRTFRGPQDETLLTVPARDTTLRLTPKDFASHYHEEETLTLPQLNAFIREKVDRGADDTATYMSAKYERYSYPFATLILTLIGVSLSARKSRAGVGGQIALGFVLAFVFIIFVMLSRNLAQVGTLAPLVAAWVPNSIFLVIGLALYRFVPK, encoded by the coding sequence GTGAAAATCCTCGATAAATACATTATCAAGAAATTCCTCACGGCGTTCGTCTTCACGGTGCTCATCATCGTGTCGGTGATTTGCGTGATTGACTTTACCGAGAAGAACGACGATTTCATCCAGCACAAGCTGACGATGAAGCAGATTGTATTCGAGTACTACGTGTTCCTGTTTCCGTACTTCTCCAACCTGCTGGCCCCGATTACCATTTTCATTGCCGTGGTGTTCGTGACGGCCCAGCTGGCCTCGCGCACCGAAATTGTGGCCATCATGGCCAGCGGCGTGAGCTTCAAGCGGTTGCTAACGCCGTATCTGGCGGCGGCAGCGCTAGTGGGGTTGTTCATTTTTGCGCTTACGGGCTGGGTGCTGCCGCTGGCGAATAAGCAGCGCGTGCGCTTCGAGCGGGCCTACGTGAAGCTGCCCTACACCTTTAAGGGGCACGACGTGCACATCCGCATCGGGCCCCGCAGCTACGTGTACATGCAGAGCTACGACAGCCAGCGCAACGTAGGCTACCGCTTTGCCTTAGAGACGATTGACAGCACCATTCTGCACCGGCGGATGACATCCGACGCCATCAGCTGGGACTCGACCAAGCAGGTCTGGCACATGTCGCCGCAGCTCATTCGCACCTTCCGGGGGCCCCAGGACGAGACGCTGCTGACCGTGCCCGCCCGCGATACTACGCTGCGCCTCACGCCCAAGGACTTCGCCAGCCACTACCACGAGGAAGAAACCCTGACCCTGCCGCAGCTCAACGCCTTCATCCGGGAGAAGGTAGACCGCGGCGCCGACGACACGGCCACCTACATGAGCGCCAAGTACGAGCGCTACTCCTACCCCTTCGCCACGCTCATCCTCACCCTCATCGGAGTGTCGCTCAGCGCCCGGAAGTCGCGGGCCGGGGTGGGCGGACAAATTGCGCTGGGCTTCGTGCTAGCCTTCGTGTTCATCATCTTCGTGATGCTGAGCCGCAACCTGGCCCAGGTAGGCACCCTCGCCCCGCTGGTAGCCGCCTGGGTCCCCAACTCCATTTTTCTGGTTATTGGTCTGGCGCTGTACCGCTTCGTACCGAAGTAA
- a CDS encoding RNA polymerase sigma factor has protein sequence MEVNNNQDIQKQFSAKAKHDFKLIRAAVDHGDEKAYAELMQIYKKPVYHVVLKMVRNQDDAEDLTIEAFAKAFKNLHKFNPEYAFSTWLFRIATNNCIDFIRKNKIKTMSIDSAIKVDNGDEITIDFRDNDLNPAEHAVRNQKIEIMRHVVSRLPDKYQRLVSLRYFDELSYEEIATELKAPLGTVKAQLHRARELLYDMMKHTKQII, from the coding sequence ATGGAAGTAAATAATAACCAAGATATTCAGAAGCAATTTTCTGCCAAGGCCAAGCACGACTTCAAGCTTATCCGCGCCGCCGTGGACCACGGTGACGAGAAGGCCTACGCCGAGCTGATGCAGATTTATAAGAAGCCCGTGTACCACGTGGTGCTGAAAATGGTGCGCAACCAGGACGACGCCGAGGACCTCACCATCGAGGCCTTCGCCAAAGCCTTCAAAAACCTGCACAAGTTCAACCCCGAGTACGCCTTTAGCACCTGGCTGTTCCGCATCGCCACCAACAACTGCATCGATTTCATTCGCAAGAATAAAATCAAAACGATGTCGATTGATTCGGCCATTAAGGTGGACAACGGCGACGAAATCACCATCGATTTCCGCGACAACGACCTGAACCCGGCCGAGCACGCTGTGCGCAACCAGAAAATCGAAATCATGCGCCACGTCGTGTCGCGCCTGCCTGACAAGTACCAGCGCCTCGTGAGCCTGCGCTACTTCGACGAGCTGAGCTACGAGGAAATCGCCACCGAGCTCAAAGCCCCCCTCGGCACCGTGAAAGCCCAGCTGCACCGCGCCCGCGAGCTGCTCTACGACATGATGAAGCACACCAAGCAGATTATCTAG
- a CDS encoding glycosyltransferase, producing MPPYLPKSPVFWLLVACVLVQFYYWFYYFGPFARRPAEAPADAPGPDDEPVSVVVCARNELENLRRLLPLLLKQDYPAGFEIVLIDDRSYDETQDYAQQLGQYYAGRFRLVTVKRTPDGFAPKKYALTLGIKAARHARLLFTDADCIPATNQWLRLMQRGFGAPGAPAGLVLGFSGYAEGPGLLNRLIRYETLLTAAQYLSFAWRGRPYMGVGRNLGYTRATFAATKGFASHIRRLSGDDDLLVQDAVAQGLRAAVVADGPAQTLSEPAATWGAWWTQKRRHLSAGSRYRLADRVRIGTFVLANVLAYALTVGLVFSPEHWVPLAVIWVLRTFALASVYGILGRRLEQNLPTAWLPLLDGLYFAQYVTISLSLLFKRSLRWK from the coding sequence TTGCCTCCGTATTTACCTAAGTCCCCCGTTTTCTGGTTGCTGGTGGCCTGTGTGCTGGTGCAGTTCTATTACTGGTTCTACTACTTCGGGCCTTTCGCTCGCCGCCCCGCCGAGGCCCCGGCCGACGCCCCGGGGCCCGACGACGAGCCGGTGTCGGTCGTCGTCTGCGCCCGCAACGAGCTGGAAAACCTGCGCCGCCTACTGCCCCTTTTGCTGAAGCAAGACTACCCGGCAGGCTTCGAAATCGTCCTCATCGACGATCGCAGCTACGACGAAACCCAGGACTACGCCCAGCAGCTGGGCCAATACTACGCCGGCCGCTTCCGCCTCGTCACGGTGAAGCGCACGCCCGACGGCTTCGCCCCCAAAAAGTACGCCCTCACCCTGGGCATCAAGGCCGCCCGCCACGCCCGCCTGCTCTTCACCGACGCCGACTGCATTCCGGCCACCAACCAGTGGCTGCGCCTGATGCAGCGCGGCTTTGGGGCCCCCGGGGCCCCGGCCGGCCTCGTGCTGGGCTTCTCGGGCTACGCCGAGGGCCCCGGGCTGCTCAATCGCCTCATCCGCTACGAAACGCTGCTGACGGCCGCCCAATACCTCAGCTTTGCCTGGCGCGGGCGGCCCTACATGGGCGTGGGCCGCAACCTGGGCTACACCCGGGCCACGTTTGCGGCCACCAAGGGCTTCGCTAGCCACATTCGCCGCCTCAGCGGCGACGACGACCTACTGGTGCAAGACGCAGTGGCCCAGGGCCTGCGCGCCGCCGTGGTAGCCGATGGCCCCGCCCAAACCCTGAGCGAGCCGGCCGCCACCTGGGGAGCTTGGTGGACGCAGAAGCGCCGCCACCTCTCGGCCGGCAGCCGCTACCGCCTGGCCGACCGCGTCCGCATCGGTACCTTCGTGCTGGCCAACGTGCTGGCCTACGCCCTTACCGTAGGGCTGGTATTCTCGCCCGAACATTGGGTACCTTTGGCGGTTATTTGGGTCCTGCGAACCTTTGCCCTGGCCTCCGTGTACGGCATCCTGGGCCGGCGTTTGGAACAAAATTTGCCGACCGCGTGGCTACCGCTGCTCGACGGCCTCTACTTCGCCCAATACGTCACCATCAGCCTTTCCTTGCTATTCAAGCGTTCCCTTCGATGGAAGTAA
- a CDS encoding DUF2975 domain-containing protein, giving the protein MLLLSRVVVGLLLFGAFVFSIQSIGRTYDIATGGPEVRLVLNTFSPNLFPALHDTKAGFDDGWQGRPMREDRGPLPALQAAAGGFELAADPREPLLRYREPTPWKRVALFYLGASESLFSLPWLLFLAIGSHLLWRLLRDVTPATPFTFANARRLSQLALLVLGSFIWEKVAYILVRALVPAFRAPGLAETLNHYVSLNTENTLPNVWVGVGLTVIAIVYRRGVELSQEAELVI; this is encoded by the coding sequence ATGCTACTCCTCAGTCGGGTAGTCGTTGGACTACTGCTGTTTGGCGCCTTCGTGTTTTCAATCCAGTCAATCGGACGAACCTATGACATTGCCACCGGGGGCCCCGAGGTGCGGCTGGTGCTGAACACTTTTTCGCCTAATCTTTTCCCAGCACTGCACGACACTAAGGCGGGGTTTGACGACGGTTGGCAAGGCCGTCCCATGCGCGAGGACCGGGGGCCCCTACCCGCTCTGCAAGCTGCTGCCGGGGGCTTTGAACTGGCAGCCGACCCGCGCGAACCGCTGCTCCGCTACCGCGAGCCCACGCCTTGGAAACGGGTGGCCTTGTTTTATCTGGGGGCTTCCGAAAGCTTATTTTCATTGCCTTGGCTACTTTTCCTAGCCATCGGCAGCCACTTGCTGTGGCGGCTGCTACGCGACGTGACGCCTGCCACACCGTTCACTTTTGCCAACGCCCGGCGGCTGAGCCAGCTGGCGCTGCTAGTACTCGGCTCGTTCATTTGGGAGAAAGTGGCTTACATACTGGTTCGGGCGCTGGTACCCGCTTTTAGGGCCCCGGGGTTGGCCGAAACCCTCAATCATTACGTGAGCCTGAACACCGAAAATACGCTACCGAATGTGTGGGTGGGCGTTGGGCTGACCGTTATTGCCATTGTGTACCGGCGCGGCGTGGAACTAAGCCAGGAGGCCGAACTCGTTATCTGA
- the rsmG gene encoding 16S rRNA (guanine(527)-N(7))-methyltransferase RsmG, with protein MNLLQQHFPAFTPAQLRLFQQLEAEFRVINEQVNLVSRADMDNFTERHVLHSLGLAKVVQFPKGSAVLDVGTGGGLPGLPLAIAFPEVHFHLVDSIGKKIRAVQFLAGALGLDNVTAEHTRAEQLRPKYDFVVSRAVARLATFHPWIAHLFKPKGLRESGLYCLKGGDLTEEIAESGLVATVTDLAQFFPEEFYETKKVVFVPANSRVR; from the coding sequence ATGAACCTCCTCCAGCAGCACTTCCCCGCGTTCACGCCCGCGCAGCTCCGGCTTTTCCAGCAGCTCGAAGCCGAATTCCGCGTCATCAACGAGCAGGTGAACCTGGTGTCGCGCGCCGACATGGACAACTTCACGGAGCGGCACGTTTTGCACTCGCTGGGCCTGGCCAAGGTGGTGCAGTTCCCGAAGGGCAGCGCTGTGCTCGACGTGGGCACCGGCGGGGGCCTGCCCGGCCTGCCGCTGGCCATTGCGTTCCCGGAGGTGCACTTCCACTTGGTGGACAGCATCGGGAAGAAAATCCGGGCGGTGCAGTTCCTGGCCGGGGCCCTGGGCCTCGACAACGTGACGGCCGAGCACACCCGCGCCGAGCAACTGCGCCCCAAATACGACTTCGTGGTGAGCCGCGCCGTAGCCCGGCTGGCTACTTTCCACCCGTGGATAGCCCACTTATTCAAACCCAAGGGCCTGCGCGAGAGCGGCTTGTATTGCCTGAAGGGCGGCGACCTGACCGAGGAAATTGCCGAATCTGGCCTGGTGGCTACCGTCACCGATTTGGCGCAATTTTTCCCCGAGGAATTCTACGAAACCAAGAAAGTCGTGTTCGTGCCCGCCAACTCGCGGGTGCGCTAG
- the tgt gene encoding tRNA guanosine(34) transglycosylase Tgt, which yields MTFDLLARDPATKARAGLLHTAHGAIETPIFMPVGTAGTVKAVSQQVLRTDVQAQIILGNTYHLYLRPGLEVLQAAGGLHRFNGWDGPILTDSGGYQVFSLSNTRKIKEEGVTFRSHVDGSKHLFTPEGVMDIQRVIGADIIMAFDECTPWPCEYDYARRSLDLTHRWLQRCIQRFDATEGLYGFEQNLFPIVQGSTFKDLRVQSAEFVAAQGRAGNAIGGLSVGEPAELMYEMTELVCDILPADKPRYLMGVGTPANILENIALGVDMFDCVMPTRNARNGMLFTTQGIVNITNKKWATDFTPIDPSLPGVASTFYSRAYLRHLFQCKELLGPQIASAHNLAFYLWLVREARTQIVAGTFGPWKDRMVQQVMTRL from the coding sequence ATGACCTTTGACCTTCTTGCCCGCGACCCCGCCACCAAGGCCCGCGCCGGGCTGCTGCACACGGCCCACGGGGCCATCGAAACGCCCATTTTTATGCCCGTGGGCACGGCCGGCACCGTGAAGGCGGTGAGCCAGCAGGTGCTGCGCACCGACGTGCAGGCCCAGATCATCCTCGGCAACACCTACCACTTGTACCTGCGCCCGGGCCTGGAGGTACTGCAAGCCGCTGGGGGCCTGCACCGCTTCAACGGCTGGGACGGGCCCATCCTCACGGACTCGGGCGGCTACCAGGTATTTTCGCTCAGCAACACCCGCAAAATCAAGGAGGAGGGCGTCACGTTCCGCTCGCACGTCGACGGCTCGAAGCACCTGTTTACGCCGGAGGGCGTGATGGACATCCAGCGCGTAATTGGGGCCGACATCATCATGGCCTTCGACGAGTGCACGCCCTGGCCCTGCGAGTACGACTACGCCCGCCGCTCGCTCGACCTGACGCACCGCTGGCTGCAACGCTGCATCCAACGCTTCGACGCTACCGAGGGCCTCTACGGGTTTGAGCAGAACCTGTTTCCCATCGTGCAGGGCAGCACCTTTAAGGACCTGCGGGTGCAGTCGGCCGAGTTTGTGGCAGCCCAAGGGCGGGCCGGCAACGCCATTGGGGGCCTGAGCGTGGGCGAGCCCGCCGAGCTGATGTACGAGATGACAGAGCTGGTCTGCGACATCCTGCCCGCCGACAAGCCGCGCTACCTGATGGGCGTGGGCACGCCGGCCAACATCCTAGAAAACATTGCCTTGGGCGTGGACATGTTCGACTGCGTGATGCCGACCCGCAACGCCCGCAACGGCATGCTGTTCACCACGCAGGGCATCGTCAACATCACCAACAAGAAGTGGGCGACGGACTTCACACCCATCGACCCCAGCCTGCCCGGCGTGGCCAGCACCTTCTACTCGCGGGCCTACCTGCGGCACTTGTTCCAGTGCAAGGAGCTGCTGGGCCCCCAAATTGCCTCGGCCCACAACTTGGCCTTCTATTTGTGGCTGGTACGCGAAGCCCGCACGCAAATTGTGGCCGGCACGTTTGGGCCCTGGAAAGACCGCATGGTGCAGCAGGTAATGACCAGATTGTAA
- a CDS encoding helix-turn-helix domain-containing protein, protein MPIIVNLDVMLARRKMTLSALAEAVGITLANLSILKSGKAKAVRFSTLAAICQALDCQPGDLLEHGPDPADLRPGADGE, encoded by the coding sequence ATGCCAATCATCGTGAACCTCGACGTGATGCTGGCCCGGCGCAAGATGACGCTCAGCGCCCTAGCTGAGGCCGTAGGCATTACGCTGGCCAACTTGTCCATTCTGAAAAGCGGCAAGGCCAAGGCCGTGCGCTTCAGCACGCTGGCCGCCATTTGCCAGGCCCTGGACTGCCAGCCGGGCGACTTGCTGGAACACGGCCCCGACCCAGCCGACCTACGCCCGGGAGCCGATGGGGAATGA
- the rpsT gene encoding 30S ribosomal protein S20, translating into MANHKSALKRIRSNEAKRVLNRYQHKSTRTAIKKLRAITDKTAAQDLLKKVSSMLDRLAKKSIIHKNKAANNKSKLTKFVNALGA; encoded by the coding sequence ATGGCAAACCACAAGTCGGCTCTCAAGCGCATCCGCAGCAACGAAGCCAAGCGCGTACTGAACCGCTACCAGCACAAATCGACCCGTACAGCTATCAAAAAGCTACGCGCCATCACCGACAAAACGGCCGCTCAGGACCTGTTGAAGAAAGTGTCGTCGATGCTGGACCGTCTGGCCAAGAAGAGCATCATCCACAAAAACAAAGCTGCTAACAATAAGAGCAAGCTCACGAAGTTCGTTAATGCGCTTGGCGCGTAA